A window from Flavobacterium gyeonganense encodes these proteins:
- a CDS encoding helix-turn-helix domain-containing protein: MFQYKEYYADKRFSVFLKKMWILDNLANPERIVDRQVLPNGCFNIAVIEGNGLIIKHMGWEKHLLTGSYFCGQMTQAISVELLPYSKATMVQLHPWAPAHFSAADMSKFTDQIVPLEVLESGRDYFSRLPGRSHKEIYLTFVLAFGPMMREDSTQELIYRAAAMLVESNGNLQVSKLSDYLGCSSRHLQKIFKKHIGLTPKQLSLILRLRNTVDSIAYQQQDLLSMTDLALDSDFFDQAHFINAFRSFAKVTPKRINIPNYFLSFKK, translated from the coding sequence ACTATGCTGATAAGAGGTTCTCGGTATTCCTAAAAAAGATGTGGATACTGGACAACCTTGCCAATCCCGAACGTATAGTTGATAGGCAAGTTCTTCCGAACGGCTGCTTTAATATTGCTGTGATTGAAGGCAATGGACTCATTATAAAACATATGGGATGGGAGAAACACCTGCTGACCGGCAGCTACTTCTGCGGACAGATGACCCAAGCTATAAGCGTGGAGTTGCTCCCTTATTCCAAGGCGACGATGGTCCAATTGCATCCTTGGGCTCCTGCACATTTTTCCGCTGCTGACATGAGCAAATTTACTGATCAGATTGTTCCTCTCGAGGTGCTGGAAAGTGGACGTGATTATTTCAGCAGACTTCCAGGTCGAAGCCACAAGGAAATCTACCTGACCTTCGTATTGGCATTTGGACCGATGATGCGGGAAGACAGCACGCAGGAACTAATCTACCGTGCGGCAGCCATGCTAGTGGAAAGCAACGGCAACCTGCAGGTCTCGAAATTATCTGATTACCTGGGGTGCTCTTCAAGGCACCTGCAAAAAATATTCAAGAAACATATAGGGCTTACTCCGAAGCAGCTGTCTCTCATACTAAGGTTGCGAAATACCGTAGATAGCATTGCCTATCAGCAGCAGGACCTCCTTTCCATGACGGACCTGGCCCTGGACAGCGACTTTTTCGACCAAGCTCATTTTATAAATGCATTCCGGTCATTTGCCAAAGTGACACCGAAAAGGATAAACATCCCCAATTACTTCCTCTCGTTCAAGAAATAG
- a CDS encoding IS110 family transposase produces the protein MKKYLFHVGIDISKLKLDVVVMNVENSLQVEHFIVENSKKGIKDIFKYFIKRKYSLNTVLFCCENTGVYTYPLSISLSENNLDYWVVPAIEIKRSKGIVRGKNDKSDAKDIALYSLRNIDKLNLSVVPEKEIQILKLLYTEREKLIKARRLFEASSEAAAFIDKDVYKTISSTNLKTIAALKKALKEIERKLNEVIIGNQDLKEKFNLVKSVPGIGKQSAIYLLIATKGFTSFKSWRKFACYSGVAPFEYSSGSSIKGRTKVNHFADKKDEITSTDVCAYGN, from the coding sequence ATGAAAAAGTATTTGTTTCATGTTGGCATTGATATTTCTAAATTGAAATTGGATGTTGTAGTAATGAATGTTGAGAACTCTCTACAGGTAGAACACTTCATAGTAGAAAACTCAAAAAAAGGAATTAAGGACATATTCAAGTATTTTATTAAAAGAAAATACAGCTTAAATACTGTTTTGTTCTGTTGTGAGAATACTGGGGTTTATACTTATCCGTTAAGTATAAGTCTTTCTGAAAACAATTTAGATTATTGGGTAGTTCCCGCTATTGAGATTAAACGCTCCAAGGGAATTGTCAGAGGTAAGAACGATAAGTCTGATGCTAAAGATATTGCTTTGTACAGCCTTAGAAATATTGATAAATTAAATTTATCTGTAGTTCCTGAAAAAGAAATTCAAATCTTAAAACTACTTTATACTGAAAGAGAAAAATTGATAAAAGCACGAAGATTATTTGAAGCTTCTTCAGAGGCAGCAGCTTTTATAGATAAAGATGTTTATAAAACTATCTCATCTACAAATCTTAAAACAATAGCAGCACTTAAAAAAGCACTGAAAGAGATTGAACGAAAACTCAATGAGGTAATTATTGGAAATCAAGATTTAAAAGAAAAATTTAATTTAGTAAAAAGTGTTCCCGGCATAGGAAAGCAATCAGCTATATATCTGTTGATTGCCACAAAAGGTTTTACCTCTTTTAAATCCTGGAGAAAATTTGCCTGTTACTCTGGCGTCGCTCCTTTTGAATATAGTTCGGGTTCCAGTATTAAAGGAAGGACGAAAGTCAACCATTTTGCAGATAAAAAAGATGAAATCACTTCTACAGATGTGTGCGCTTACGGCAATTAA
- a CDS encoding helix-turn-helix domain-containing protein has product MEQKIHQGRNVKRFREMLNIKQEALAYDLGEDWNQKKISMLEQKDVIEDSLLKQISAVLKIPVEAFQNFDEEQAINIISNTFNDQSNGYNYYPTFNVNPIEKWIEALEEIKRLNLELLKAKDEQIKVLEKLLKEK; this is encoded by the coding sequence ATGGAACAAAAAATACATCAGGGAAGAAACGTAAAACGTTTTAGAGAAATGCTTAACATAAAGCAGGAGGCATTGGCTTATGATCTGGGAGAAGACTGGAATCAGAAGAAAATCTCTATGCTGGAGCAGAAAGATGTAATTGAAGACAGTTTGCTAAAACAAATTTCTGCTGTGTTGAAAATTCCTGTTGAGGCTTTTCAGAATTTTGATGAGGAGCAGGCAATTAATATTATTTCTAATACTTTTAATGACCAATCTAATGGTTACAATTACTATCCAACTTTCAATGTAAATCCAATAGAAAAATGGATTGAGGCTTTGGAAGAAATTAAGAGGTTAAATTTAGAGCTTTTGAAAGCCAAAGATGAACAGATTAAAGTTTTGGAGAAATTGTTAAAAGAGAAATAA